GGCTAGAGTGTTGGGATACGAAGCCGGCTCCAAGATCGCGAGGTCTCGGACAGGATACTTGCCGGAGGTGGCCCTCTATTATCCCTTCATGACGGCGAGGGAAATCCTGCGGCTTTATGGCAAACTTCAGGGAATCGGCAAGAAAGAAATGGCGGAACTCATTCCCCGTTTGATCTGCCAGGTCGGACTCGCAGGATTCGAGAGATTGCGGCTTAACAATTATTCCAGGGGCATGTTGCAGCGCGTTGGGCTGGCTCAGGCAGTCATGGGCGACCCTGACCTGCTCATACTCGACGAGGTGACTTCCGGACTTGACCCCCTTGGCCGCCGGGATTTGCGCAACATCCTGAGAGATTTCAAAAGGAGGGGGAAAACGGTATTCTTCTCTTCGCATGAGCTTTCCGAAGTTGCCAAGCTGTGTGATCGGGTCATACTGATTGTTGATGGAAAGGTGATCCAGGAAAAGTCAACGAGGGAGATACTGGAGATGGAGGGCAAGCAGGACTCCCTCGAGGATTATTTCATGGAAATTGTTGGACACAAAGTCACATGACAGCCCTTCTGCTCAAAAATCGTATGGAGTTGACACCATGGCTGCCGTCGGTTCTACCGAACTCGCCATTGGCCGGGCAGTGCTGCTTGAGGCCATCCGGCGTAAAGACATTTATGTGATCCTGATCCTTTCGAGCATCATCATTGCGGTAACGGGCGTCTTTAATGCTTTCGACGTGCCCGAGCTCCGCAAATTTATGATTGATGTGAGCCTATCAAGCATCAATGTCTTTATCGTCATTATTGCGGTTCTCGTGAGTGCGAGGCAGTTGCCTTACGAGCTTGAGCATCGCACGCTGTATCCGATGCTTGCGAAACCGGTTGGCAGATTCCAGTTCCTGGTGGGAAAGTTTTTAGGAGCCGTGGAACTGTCGTCTGCAACCCTGGCCATGTTTTTGACTGTGGCCGCAATTGTTTTCATCGGAT
The nucleotide sequence above comes from Candidatus Abyssobacteria bacterium SURF_5. Encoded proteins:
- a CDS encoding ABC transporter ATP-binding protein — encoded protein: MAPVLEIEHMRVVFKGARKQKAIVAVDDLTLNVHEGEIVGFIGPNGAGKTTTIKALMGFIFPTSGVARVLGYEAGSKIARSRTGYLPEVALYYPFMTAREILRLYGKLQGIGKKEMAELIPRLICQVGLAGFERLRLNNYSRGMLQRVGLAQAVMGDPDLLILDEVTSGLDPLGRRDLRNILRDFKRRGKTVFFSSHELSEVAKLCDRVILIVDGKVIQEKSTREILEMEGKQDSLEDYFMEIVGHKVT